One genomic segment of Methanothermococcus okinawensis IH1 includes these proteins:
- a CDS encoding MJ1244 family protein, whose protein sequence is MKVLLYLFVETENVGKAINALSEGGISGFFLNEYKGMSPQDWSGFLLDEEPEKALKIINDMAHNAVMIGTIVNEKNLNSIKKCIHERLSDERYTIAEIPIVGLKVNRTD, encoded by the coding sequence ATGAAGGTATTACTCTACCTATTTGTCGAAACTGAAAATGTTGGAAAAGCCATAAATGCATTATCCGAAGGAGGAATATCTGGATTCTTTTTAAATGAATATAAAGGAATGTCTCCCCAAGATTGGAGTGGATTTTTATTAGATGAAGAACCTGAAAAAGCCTTAAAGATAATTAACGACATGGCACATAATGCCGTGATGATAGGCACCATCGTAAATGAGAAAAATCTAAATTCAATAAAAAAATGTATTCATGAAAGACTTTCAGATGAAAGATACACCATTGCAGAAATCCCAATCGTAGGATTAAAAGTAAATAGAACAGACTAA
- a CDS encoding DUF134 domain-containing protein, whose product MRFRKGRPKIPRIISEEPKARIFKPAEILGNTTNNNEKEVLHLSLEELESIRLVDYLGYSHEEAANAMGISRRVFWNILKSARKKVSDFLVNGKIIRIEGGYYKLRECGMNDICGKGKYCIFKPTRCCPRFQVNDDDRYNTDNNTDNKD is encoded by the coding sequence ATGAGATTTAGAAAAGGAAGGCCTAAAATTCCAAGAATTATATCAGAAGAACCAAAAGCAAGAATATTTAAACCAGCGGAAATTTTAGGTAATACTACTAATAATAATGAAAAAGAGGTTTTACATTTAAGTTTGGAAGAATTGGAGTCCATAAGACTTGTAGATTATTTAGGATATTCTCATGAAGAAGCAGCGAACGCTATGGGCATATCAAGAAGAGTATTTTGGAATATTTTAAAATCTGCAAGAAAAAAGGTAAGTGATTTTTTAGTTAATGGAAAAATTATAAGAATAGAAGGTGGATATTATAAATTAAGAGAATGTGGAATGAATGATATATGTGGTAAGGGCAAATACTGTATATTTAAACCTACAAGATGTTGTCCTAGATTCCAGGTTAATGATGATGATAGATATAATACTGATAATAACACCGATAATAAAGATTAA
- the atwA gene encoding methyl coenzyme M reductase system, component A2 encodes MLLLEVKNVSKKFGEHEVLKDINFELNEGEVLGILGRSGAGKSVLLHMLRGMEGYEPTEGKVIYHIARCDKCGEVDVPSKDGQKCKCGGTFHEISVDFWNNKEITYNLKKKIAIMLQRTFALYGEKSVIENILEALSSAGFEGKEATDIAMRLIKMVKLEHRITHIARDLSGGEKQRVVLARQIAKKPVIFLADEPTGTLDPKTAKLVHEALKETVIKNNIGMIITSHWAEVIAELSNKAIWLEGGKIKEYGDSEEVVNKFMETITEFKKFEKVEVKDKQIILENIEKKYCSVERGVVKAVNGVSLDINEMEIFGLVGTSGAGKTTLSKIIAGVLPPSKGKYQFRLGDEWIDMTKPGPMYRGRARRYIGMLFQEYTLYPHRTILYNLTESIGLELPGEFARMKAEHTLTSVGFTEEEAETILDKYPRELSVGEKHRVALAQVLIKEPRVILLDEPTGTMDPFTRNMVAESIQKSRKELEQTYIIVSHDMDFVLNVCDRAALMRNGKVIKMGKPEEIVKILTEEEKEEMIGH; translated from the coding sequence ATGCTTTTGTTGGAAGTTAAAAATGTTTCAAAAAAGTTTGGAGAACATGAGGTATTAAAAGATATAAACTTCGAATTAAATGAAGGAGAGGTTCTCGGTATTCTCGGTAGAAGTGGTGCAGGGAAATCAGTTTTACTCCACATGCTCAGAGGTATGGAGGGCTATGAACCTACGGAAGGAAAGGTTATTTACCATATTGCAAGATGTGATAAATGTGGAGAGGTAGATGTTCCTTCAAAAGACGGTCAAAAGTGTAAATGCGGTGGGACCTTTCATGAAATTTCAGTAGATTTCTGGAATAACAAAGAAATAACCTATAATTTAAAGAAAAAAATTGCCATAATGCTTCAAAGAACCTTTGCCCTATATGGTGAAAAATCGGTAATTGAAAATATATTGGAGGCATTATCATCAGCAGGATTTGAAGGTAAAGAAGCAACAGATATCGCCATGAGATTAATAAAAATGGTTAAATTGGAACATAGAATTACACATATTGCAAGGGATTTAAGTGGTGGTGAAAAGCAGAGGGTTGTTCTTGCAAGACAGATTGCTAAAAAACCTGTGATTTTCTTAGCAGATGAACCTACTGGAACACTTGACCCAAAAACTGCCAAACTCGTGCATGAGGCACTAAAAGAAACCGTTATTAAAAACAATATTGGTATGATTATTACTTCCCACTGGGCTGAGGTTATAGCTGAACTCTCAAACAAAGCGATATGGCTTGAAGGTGGGAAGATTAAAGAATACGGGGATAGTGAAGAGGTCGTAAATAAGTTTATGGAAACAATAACCGAGTTTAAGAAGTTTGAAAAGGTAGAGGTGAAAGATAAACAGATAATATTGGAAAATATTGAAAAAAAATACTGTTCAGTTGAAAGGGGTGTTGTAAAGGCAGTTAATGGAGTTTCATTGGACATCAATGAGATGGAAATATTTGGACTTGTTGGAACAAGCGGTGCAGGAAAAACCACATTATCAAAAATTATAGCGGGAGTCCTTCCACCGTCAAAAGGGAAATACCAATTTAGGCTTGGCGATGAATGGATAGATATGACAAAACCAGGTCCTATGTATAGGGGAAGGGCAAGAAGATATATTGGAATGCTTTTCCAAGAATATACATTATACCCCCATAGAACAATATTATACAACCTTACAGAATCCATAGGGTTAGAGCTCCCAGGGGAATTTGCAAGAATGAAGGCAGAACATACATTAACATCAGTAGGTTTCACCGAGGAGGAAGCAGAAACTATATTGGATAAATATCCAAGGGAGCTCAGTGTAGGTGAAAAGCACAGGGTGGCACTTGCTCAGGTGCTGATAAAAGAACCTCGTGTAATACTTCTCGATGAACCTACGGGAACCATGGACCCATTTACAAGAAATATGGTAGCAGAATCCATTCAAAAATCAAGAAAAGAATTGGAACAAACATATATTATAGTATCCCACGATATGGACTTTGTTTTAAATGTTTGTGATAGAGCTGCATTGATGAGAAATGGAAAAGTAATAAAAATGGGAAAACCAGAAGAAATCGTTAAGATATTAACTGAGGAAGAAAAAGAAGAAATGATTGGACATTAA